The genomic DNA ACAAGGACAGTGTAGGTGAACCTGCTATTGCCTTCGGCAACAAGTTCAACATCGTTGGATCCCTGCAGAACCACAGCTTTATTCAAGCGGCCAGTCTTCTCATCCAGGTATGCAATGCTGTTCTTGCAGTGGTAGGTGATGTTTTGAGACGCGCGGTTGGCTAGCAGGCGCATGAAGGCCAGTTGAGTTGCCATTTCCTTTGAGGTTACTCCTTCCATGTTATATTCAAACTACAGAGAAGAAGGTGACAATTCCAATTGAGTGTAAGACTCACACTAAAACTCAAATAAAGAAAGTCTGTTATAAGCAGAAATAATGAAATCATAGCCAGGGCTTAGGAAAAGGGTGATTTTTAAGGACACTCAATGCACTTGTTAAAACTTCAGTTGCCTTCAGGGCCGTAAGATCTACTCTGTGAGGGCAAGGTCATCAGAAAAGGGCACCCGACTCAGTTATGCATTCCTGTGACTGTCTGTCCCTTCATTAGTTAGCGACCGTGAGATGGAGTTAGacctcattctgttttctgtgaTGTACTGAATTCTGGTGTCGTTCAATAACATTGGGGGAAAAGTTTGATTAAAAATTCAGGGAGGCTGCTCACGTTCTGAAATGCATATGCATAGCTGGGGGCTACCTGCTGGCCGGTGCACCTTTTCATGAAATGACATTAGCCATTTCTCCAATGATTACCCATTAAGTCAAATTTGAATAATAACGTTGAATTAGATGGATATGTCCAGTCTTCTACTGTGCAATCCAGGATAGAATTGGAACTTATGAAAAGAGCAGTTTCTTTTAATAAGCCCATGTGGGTAAAGGACTAAAGCACATGcaattaaaaagcaaatgacCCTAAGAAAATCATATTTAGTAGAAGGAGGAGAATTTGGAGGACTTCGTACCTGGCTGCCACCATTCATAGTTTCTCCTAACCAGACATGCTTGTTGGCCTGGGCACTGCTGTATGAGTTCTTGGCTGGGATGTTTACAGGTTGGGCCTGAATGCAGGTTTCACCAGTAGAGAAATCACAGTACACTTTGATTGCATCCATAGTGCATCCTTGGTTAGGGTCAATCCAGTAGTAatcttttcaaaaaaagaaaacaccgcTAGTAAACCATTCACTAAAAAAACGTCGATTCTAAGaatcatttgtcatttgtactGATTCCCATGGGGAAAAAATGTTTTGATGCTGTTACATCACCTATTCCACATTTAATGGGAAGAGGGTGACTCTGTTTAAGACGCCCCTTTTCTTCATGAAACATCCTATTAGGATGTTTTCACCAGCTGAGGTAGGAGGCCCACAGCTTAAAGGTCTACTGGGTCTAGAGTGAATGCAAGGCTAGCCTAGAcaacataatgagaccttgtctcaaaacaaaaggcaCAGTGTGGCTTGGGGATGGAGCTCTATGTTagatacttgcctagcatgtctaAGACCTTCTATTTAACCCCTAGTACtgcaaggaaataaaaaaaaaaccttaggggtgggtgggtgtgagcTGGGAGGAGAAAATGATGTTTCATTATCTGGGTATGATTTTTGACAGAGTGGATTTTGGAGGGGGGCTCAAATACACTTTCATTCTAAACATAAATGAAATTTGATCCTGGGAAGCTCACCGCTGTTCCACTCTGGGTGGCTGAGCCTTAAGTCACGGCATGTGCGGGCAGGGTTCTTTCTAGAGCCCTCAGGAGTGAGGAGAGTCTCAATCTGGTTGTTGAGAGATTTCAGAGTTGCATCAACTTCATAGTCCTTGGGTCTGAGTGAAGGCTGTGATCGAGGCTGGTCAGCCCTGTAGAAGTCTCCTTCAAAACCGAAGTCATAGCCACCTCCACTGACACCAGGAGGGCCAGGAGGACCTGGGGGCCCAGGAGGACCCTGTAAAGGTAAAAGTGGAAGAGGGGACTTTCAACTGGTGATAGCAGCCAGGACAGGGACTTGCAAGATGTACTTCATATGAAAACATGTTCTAatacaggaaatagaaacaagttTATGTAAACAACTTGATCTCAGTGACACGGAGATGGATTGGAAAAGCCCATCACACACAGACAGTTTACAAACTTCTTAAAGAGCAAATGAAGTAGAACTACTCCCTCCCGTGGGCTATCAAAATATCCCAGTATAGTCTAAGGGATgctctaagctatctctccaagTCATACTTACAGAGGGACCTTGGCTACCCTGAGAACCACGAACACCAGCAGGCCCAACTGGTCCAGGATGTCCAGATCGACCATCTTTGCCAACAGGGCCAGAAGGACCAGCAGGACCCTAAAGAAGAAGGATACCAAGTCTTGTCAATGAGAAAAACCACACAGGTGACAGTAGCCTAGGGCTTATTGCCTGGGCAATTCTTTAGTTCAAGAGATGaactttaacttttcttcacTTACCCTGGGACCAGCAGGACCCACAGGGCCAGGAGAACCTTGGTCACCATGTTGGCCCTTTAAATAGAGAACAGAGAAAAATCATACTTTCAGAATACATGTCAGtagataggttttttttttttcaaattgaatAGGAAACTTTAGTTTCAATGGACTCTGGATTGAGAAAATTGAAAATGTAAAGTGGGGCTCTTTTCTCCCATTATATCTATTatgttcaattattttttttccacaagCTATTTCAACAGTGCAGTATTAGTCATCCCTctaattatatttgttttaagtGGGGTTGAAGGACACAGTTGCCAGGAGATTTTAATATACATATGTTCCTTTCTCCTTTAACCCTTACCTCTTTGTGTTGTGAATGAATTGGAGCGGATATGGGAGGCAGGGGGTTTTAGGATAGTAACAGTGGGCATGTGAGCAGGGGCCTGCTGAACTGAAGGTATTCAGGTTAGAACAAGATGGTCAGATTTTGCTTACAGCAAGACCAGGAAGACCCTGCAATCCATTGTGTCCCTTGAAGCCAGGAAGACCTCTGGCCCCTTTGTCACCAGGTTCTCCTTTGTCACCCCGAATGCCTTGAGGACcctataaagaaagagaaagagaaagagatgggtTTCTACCCCTTTAAAAGACTTCAAAGGGTGTTTAATCCATTTACAAAGGAAAACTGAGGCATGCAAAGGTCTAACTAGGCTGCCATCTTCTCTGGCCATCTCCTTTATCTGAGCAGTCCATAAAGGGTTATTGTATTTGTATTATGACTAACTAATACAAACAACCAGAGTAGAGTTATAATCAATAAAATCATCTCGATCATTTCTCAGCATGGACTAAAATACTGAGTCtagcttgcacacacacacacacacacacacacacacacacacacacacacacacacctatatttATCATCTATTGTCTAAGTATGTGACTTGGAATTATTCTTCTTCATACTTAAATGTTAATTATCACCATGTACATACACTAGGACCTCTTGGACCAACAGCACCAGCGGGACCAACAGAGCCAGCAGGACCCTgtgaattagaaaagaaaaacagaactcaTTAGCTAGGTTGAAGATCCTTCTCCTGATGGCCCACAGTCCCCAAGTGTGGAGTCAGAGAGAAGTCCACGAGGTAACAACATTTACATACTTACAGGTTCACCACGGTTTCCATGTTTCCCAGCAGGACCCACAGAACCATGAGGACCAGGGGCACCTGCAGCACCAGTAGGACCAATGTTGCCAGGATAACCACGCTCTCCCTAGCAGAGGCACAAGTGAAACTTAGCATTAATCTATCAGCATTTTAATCACACTTAAAtcagagaaagatgaaaaagCATACTGACCTTGTGTCCAGGTTGACCATCACGACCTGGGGCACCATCGCTGCCAGGGTTACCCTATGACAATACCATGCAAATTAATACTGGCGAGGTCGGTGGTCCATTAGCCTCACTGTCTCTGCTACTCTGTCTTCATTGTTCCTAGTGTTCAGACAGTTAAAAAGATAGCAACAGAACCTCCCAATTTAATTTTTTAGAGGTATTTTAAACATTTGAGTCCCAATTTAAACTCTGCTAGCTAAAGGCCATTTCCAAAGCCAAGTAATTCCCAAAGATGCCTTAAAGAAAGATCATTATGTGGAGAAGTAGACTCTCTAGTTTAGAAATTCAGGGAATGAAACCTCATCTCAACTAGAGGTTaacacacagtgaaaccctgcttGGTTTTATTTACAAGCCAAGTGTTGCACTCACATCACGACCAGCTTCACCAGGGGCACCATTAACTCCAGGGCTACCCACAGCACCAGGCGGACCACGGGCCCCAGGAGGGCCTGCGATgcccagaggaccaggttcaccCTAGAGTGGCAGAGAAGATAAAATAACATCATAAGAGAGAATGCTAACCTCACCATCCCAAAGCAACTCCCAGGGGATTCTAGTTAAGAGAGAAAGCAAATGGAATGTAGATGGGCCACAATAAGAAAAGGAGCACCCCTGGCATCATCCTTGCCCCCGGTCTACACCTAGAGGATCATTTGTTGGATGTGGTTGTATacaaggtgggtgggtgggtgggggtctgATGGCATCCAACATCctcaataaaattaattcatgAAGTTGATAGTTTCTGGATAGAAGATGGTTCCTAGCTGCTGTCACATATAGGGTTAAGTGGAATGATTCATGGACTTCCCCAGACTCATGCTTCCTGATGCGAGCGTTTCACATCGCAGAGAAGAAAATGCAATTAGAGCTTATATCATTCTTAAGCGTgtagaaagaacaaaaatcatTCTGCATAATGTTAAGCTGTGTCTTTATAGTGTGTGTCTAAGGAAGGTAGTATTAAAGCTTCCCAGAGAAGTGACATGTGATCTGTATAAAGAAAGTGCCATGAATAAAAATCTTAAGTGGAGTTATTCAGTGATCAATCTGTCACTTTGAAGTGGCAGCTTTTAAAATCTCTTGTTATGTTAATGAGAACCGGAATGGTGTCAAACACTCACCAGAGCACCAGCAACACCTGGCAGACCACGTTCACCTCTAGAGCCAGGGAGACCCAGAATACCGGGAGGACCGAGGAAACCCTGAGGACCTGGGCTGCCAGGGGGTCcctagaggagagaaaaaaacacaaaaactattGACTATTACTGCAAAGACTCCATCTCATAATACACATTAGCTCAGGGATTGTGAAAATGAGGGATCCTGGATTTAGGAGCAGGCCGGTGACTTGTAATTGGTGTGATATATCCTTGGATGCCTTTTCTCTGACGATTGCTGTTTACAcgatgacatatatatatatatatatatattatatatatatatatatatatatatatatatatgtttgagaTTAACAGAGCCATTCACAGAGGGGTGTCTAATTCTTATACACTCTATTCGGGGGAGCAAATTTTGACCTTGACTTCTAAGGTCTGACATGAGCACCTTGCAGAGCAGCAGTACCTCTGAACCAGGAAGGTTTAACTCAGCAGCTTATGAAGTTTGATTAATTGACAGAAAGATGGCCACAGCAATAGGATTCCATCGTGATTCCTAGGTCCCCCGAGAGCAGAAAGGGCTGTTGCAGTGAAGCTGCATTCCCTCGACCTTTGTCGTCCTTATTATGTGCTTTCAGCGCATCCGCTAACACCGTGACACCTTATTGTGTGCTGGACAGATTTCCTGGCTCAACTGAGCTCAACTTGAGAGCCTGCATTACTCACTAATAGATATGTTCCACTTGAGGATTTGTAAAGGGGCTTTATTCTAACTCAACGTAAGTATTGAGAGAAAGGAGTCTGAAATCACTTACAGCACTACCAGGTTCTCCAGAGGGACCCTTTTCACCAGTAAATCCAGGGGGGCCAGATGCACCTGTTTCTCCAGTTCTACCAACTGGACCTTGGTCACCACGAGGACCACGGACACCTTCTTTACCAGCAGCACCAGGGGGACCAGGAGGGCCAGTAATTCCCTATGATCAAATGTACATggttatttattttctagttGTTACAAACCCAGAGGGAGCTGCACTGCTCCTAGATATTAGGAATCAAACAATGTCACTCAGAAAAATAATAGCCCAGCCATTTTTGGAAAATTTAAGATTCTCATAGGTAGAAGCAATCCCTGCCTGTAACAAAGCAAATTGATGGGTCAGAGTCAGCAGGAAATTTCAGCAATGAAGGCAATGCATGCTATATCACTGGTACCCTGGTTTCTTGGAGTCAGAACCAGGAAGAGACTTAAGTCTTAGCTGTAAATGAAGGGGACTTTGGATTCCTTCAGACTCTGCCCATTTCTTCTTAAGCAGAGCCAAACCTGGCATTCTGTTCAAAGCTGAGGAACTGCATATGCTCTTGACTAGGTTTAATTAAATGCCTACAAGGAGTGAAGATTTTTCTGTTATGAATCTGTAAAAGATTCTAAGACATCAACAtctttgctatttctttttcCCTGAAACCTTAACTGGAATACTTAATCCTTGCTAATTAATTAAATTCTCGTGAGTCCTGACAGGAGGGTCTGGATAAGAATTAAATTAGAGACCAAACCACCTTTAAATTCAGGAACAATTATAGCTTGAGAATCAGGCAGAATGTTAGCTATAAAGGGTAATTAGATAGAGAAATATATGTGACCAAagttcctgtttttttcttttaaaaaagtaagcaTGCATTCCAAAGGGTACAGGTATTTACACGAATAGCGGCtactaaaattgatttttaaaatataatttgtaatgATTTTGCCTTAATTGTTCATCAAAGACAATTTCAAGTCAGGAAAGTACTAGCAAATATTAATAATTTGTTTTGatagttttttttctaatttcctcCTAAAGGCCAGGCCTTTTGGTAAGTGTAAATGAAGATACGTTTGTTGTGAGGTACTTACACTGGGTCCAGGGGGACCAGTCCGTCCAGCAGCACCGGGGAAGCCAGTCATACCCTAAGAACCAAGCACATTAAAACTCCACAGTCAAATCAACTCCAAGAATTAGGATAAGATAGACATTTTCTCTTTGGGAAAATCAAGGGACTAGAGATGGACCACAGAAGAGGTAGCATTGAGCTTCAGGTAGAGGAGAACTTAACCAGGGTCCTGAAGGCTGTCCTCTACACATTTATCAGATTCGACCAGTTGTAAATGCCCATATTTTACATTAGAATTGGTGGTACTTTTCGAAATGCTGACGGGTTATCTGACAGTAATAAGGGAgaagatattttcattatgatataTCAATGTTTTTTGACCACTTGGCTGGGTGAAAGGGAAAGGACACTAGAAAAAGCAGTGTTGTTTATAGATGAAAGCATTAAGCATTGACTAAAGGGGTGAAAAGTCAGAGGAGTTCATTCCTGGGGGACCTCTGTGCTTCCAGAGAGTTGTGGTGATGATCCGGGAAGGGGAGGAGACTTGGTCAGTCAGAAGTGAGACATTAACAAAAGGATAAAAGATAGGAAAGAAACACTTTGTCTACTTCCCAATTAAGCTGCCTAGGTTTGTGTTTATTCCCTTGAGTGAGACAGTAGCAACATGTGTGACCCTAAATTGCTTTAGAGCTTGAGTTAATGGCCATGTTGCTGACTTTAATCTCAGTAACGTCTAACTTCATAAATTTTCTGACTGGAATGAATATGACTCTCAATCAGCCCCTTAGCATAGCTCAAATTTTATCAAGATCCTAAATCTTGTATATAGTGAAGAAATAAAAGTGATGAAATCAATTGTAAATACTCACAGGGGGTCCTCCATCACCACGACCTCCAATAGGACCAGGTGGGCCATTTGGACCCTAAATGCAAGCAAGAAGGTAGCAtgaaatcacaaaacaaataacTTTTACAAATGTTACTCTTGTTTTCAGACAGACCattctcatctatttcctctatccttggagaaaatttagaaacaaaacacaattatCTATGGCACATGAAGTACATGTTCTTTTCTCAGTATTAACACCCTATAGATTaccaagaacaaaaacaagatatTGACAAAACTTTCAAATGGTGTCTGAATGGGAATTCTTTAACAGAATGTCTTTTATGTGGAATGCTTAGTAGATAGTAGGCACCTAATGGCCACATGTTGGATTATAAAAATGTTTCAGTATGTTGGACAGCAGTGAATTCAACTTACAGATGGCCCAGCAGCTCCAACAGGCCCAGCAGGCCCAACGACACCATTTTCACCCTTAGGCCCTTtggttcccttctctcctttaGCACCAGGTTGGCCAGCAGCACCCTGTTGGAAGAACAGCAGTGAGCACTGGCCTTCTGACTCATTGTGATGTGGTCAGATTAATTTGTCTCTGTGATACTCACAGCGGGTCCAGCAAATCCATTAGGGCCAGCAGGACCAACCTCACCACGTTCGCCCTAGGTGGAAGGTAAAGATGTTACATTCACAGTTTAAGGAGTGTCTGTAAACCATGAAATATGAGTATCCAGAAAGCTCTGATTTCAACTTACAGGGCTACCTCGAGGACCAGCTGGACCAGAGGGACCAGCAGCACCAGCTTCACCCTGTAATGTACCAAAGGCCAGAGAGGAGTTACTTAATGTGCCTCACATAGacgtgagagggagagagaaaagcagcAGACAGAAGGCCATTTTAGAGTTTGCAGTTACCTTGGAGGAGACTAATGCACATTTCAGAGAATAAAATGAGGTGAGTTCTTCCTCTACTTAAGGCTGGATTCATTTTAAAAGGTGGAGTGGTATTGGTTGTGCACTTGCAGAAACACTATAAATCAGTGCCCATAATACCAGGAAgaggacattttaatttttagatggACACAGGACTGATCTATTTGCTGCAATCTTTGCAATACAATAAATAAGGTCTATTTTAAATGGGCTGTTCGATGCGAAATGGGAACACtatgtattttattgattttttcctttttacaattGAAGGCTTTGAGAAGGCTCAGTGCTGTTAATGGACAACAGGGAAAGTCTTAAAACAAATGACGGCGATTAAGGTGTGGATCAGACAGCTGGCACAGCCACAGCCGGGAAAGAGAATCCAAACAGCAGCATTTGTTTCTTGCTGCTCCCTCACACCAgctaggttttatttatttatttttatttatagaccCAGCCATAAAAATGAATAGCCGAGGCTCTCTGGGGCCAGGACAAGCACGGAATTTTAGATAGTTCTATCCTCTCAGAGAGCTATACAACTCAGTGAGAATGTATACCCCCAAGTTCAAATGCATGCTCACCCGGTCACCTGTGGCTCCAGCAGGACCAGGGGCACCTACAGCACCAGGAGCACCCTAGAACCAAAAAGAAACAGgtctgactgaaaaaaaaaaaaactatacaccATCCAGACTGCACTCTGGCCTGCTCTTCATGAAGTGTCAAACACCTGCATGGCACACTGCGGCAGGACCTCAAGAAAGCTCCTCAGGCCCAGCAAGATGATTCAGGAGGTAAAGGTTTTTCCAGTCAAGCcctatgacctgagtttgatccacaggatccacatggtagaagcaaCACTTACAACTTGTCTTTTGATCTTCACATTTAGCTGTTATACTGGCACATATCCACTCAAcaggcacgcgcgcgcgcgcacacacacacacacacacacacacacacacacacacacgcacacacacacacacacacacacacacactcaattcataataatgaagaaagaaagcccTGATCCATGTTGGTGCTGTTTATCGGGGTGACCGGAAGTCACCTCAGGAATAAGGACCTATAGAACAACTGAAGAAAGAGCTAATAAAGGTTATGGAAATGGTAAAGGCCAGAGCAGGATTTGGGAGTTCTGATTTCTTTCATGCTTGTAAAATTTCCCAGAGGGAAGCAAACAAGTTGCCTTGTTTGGAACTGTGAGAACTCTGTGACTCAAGGCAAAGAATACCAGGAATGTGTTACAGTGGGTTATCACCTTGGAGGAAGAGGTGACAGAGAAGACTAAGAAGGAAGTGCCAGAGTGCTGGCAGCTCAGGGAAGATAATTATACTTCCTCAGGGTCATCTGTGACACCTATGGTAGTCACAGCTAATCTTTAAGGCTGCCCTTAGTTCACATTTTAGGGCAGACAAGTGGATAGTAGGGCATTGTTGTGGgtcatggctttttaaaatgcaaagggATTGTTGCTTCACTAAAAGCAGTATTACCACTTAAAACAGGCAATCAGTGTTCCTCTGAACCTACAGCTTTTGGTGTGCAGCTTAGAGGTGGCATATTGAAcagggaaaggggagaaaaagTCAAGATGGAATTTTCAAAggcatgtcatttttaaaatttccttttggaGCATGTAAAATGGTTTTATTAGTGATTTAATATATAATGGATTACAATTTTACTAAAATTGAATTCTTTTGTAGTTCTACTGTGAAAATTCGCTGAATTCAAACtgagtaaaatataaaaacaggatTTAAGCACAgacaaacttaaaaacaaaattctactCACACGAGCACCATCTCTGCCAGGGTTTCCAATTTCACCTCTGAGACCAGTTTCACCCTGAAAGTACAAAGCAAGAGCCACATTTGGCGTTCTGACTAAATTTTTGAGTGGAAATGAACTGTGAGTGCTTTTACAGAAGTTTCCATAATGTATGCCATCATTTAAGAATTTTAGTGTTTTTCAATTTCCTACTTCTCTATAGGACATTGAATGAGGAAAACAGTATGAAACTCATCTTTTAAGGCCCCTTTCCGATTATTAttgaagattaaaaataaatatccctCTGATTCGTAACGAAGCAATTTTCAAACTGATGAGGTTGGAATAACAAGGCAACATGTCAATGGGTGTGATGCCTGGTCACTATTATAACATAACGAATGCCGTAGCACGGTTGACAGCTGTTCAATATAGCTTCCTCCATTAATTAGGGCAGGATGAGGCATTATTGTTAGTGGCATTAAAATGAGCCTCATGTATTACTCAACACCATCTGCTTGCATGAAATTCCATGGTAGCAAGGAATTTTGCCAGATTAGTGAGTTTAGACATGAGTAGGTGCTAGATGGCAGAGGGAAATGTACATAGATGTCACACGCCACCACACCACCTGCTAAGGATTTGTAAACAACCAGGCATCCTTGCACAGCCTTCTTGTCTGGAATTCACGGACATGATGTATCAAGGTCCAACACTGATGGGTACCTTTTCTCCCTTGCCCCCAGGGACACCAGCGGCACCCCTCTCTCCTGGAAGACCACCTGGACCAGAGGCACCAGCATTTCCTGGAGCTCCGACCGCACCAGCTTCACCCTGGAATCAAAACATGTGAAATCAATTATTTCAGTAGcaaaagaagaaagccaagacTCAAACTCTTGAAGAATTgcaatttaaacatttaatggaTGGCATTCTCATCTGTGTAGAGTCACAAAGGAGCACCGTTGAAAGGAGGAAGGATGGAACAGGGGCCGCTATTAATGACACGATGACTAAAGAGAAGAGGGCAGAGAGTGGGTGGCTGTTATTCTTCCACAGCCTACATCTCGTCCTCTTAAGGAAGACAAACACAGTAAAGGAGAAGACAGCACAATGGAAAGGAGAGATTGAAAAATATTTGTCCACAACCTTTTCAATGACAAGTCTCTTAGCTCAGGCAAGTGACATGGAAAGAGACCTCATCAACTGGGAGGTGATTGTCTCCATAAGAGTGGGACCGtgccttccatttttattttaagcttcACAATGCTCTACACATTAAACCTGTTGGCTAGCTACTGAGATGAATAGATGCCTTTGAAAGCACCAGTGAATGTCACCAtactcctttcttctcttccctcttacGTGGTTTTCATTCTCCCCTTTAATACCCTTTCACATAAtgaaatagggt from Cricetulus griseus strain 17A/GY chromosome 1 unlocalized genomic scaffold, alternate assembly CriGri-PICRH-1.0 chr1_0, whole genome shotgun sequence includes the following:
- the Col1a2 gene encoding collagen alpha-2(I) chain isoform X2, which codes for MLSFVDTRTLLLLAVTSCLATCQYLEVGSARKGPTGDRGPRGERGPAGPRGRDGVDGPPGPPGPPGPPGPPGLAGIFAPQYSDKGVSSGPGPMGLMGPRGPPGAVGAPGPQGFQGPAGEPGEPGQTGPAGSRGPAGPPGKAGEDGHPGKAGRPGERGVVGPQGARGFPGTPGLPGFKGLRGHNGLDGLKGQPGAQGVKGEPGAPGENGTPGQAGARGLPGERGRVGAPGPAGARGSDGSVGPVGPAGPIGSAGPPGFPGAPGPKGELGPVGNPGPSGPAGPRGEVGLPGLSGPVGPPGNPGANGLTGAKGAAGLPGVAGAPGLPGPRGIPGPVGAAGATGARGLVGEPGPAGSKGETGNKGEPGSAGAQGPPGPSGEEGKRGSPGEPGSAGPGGPPGLRGSPGSRGLPGADGRAGVMGPPGNRGSTGPAGGRGPNGDPGRPGEPGLMGPRGLPGSPGNVGPSGKEGPVGLPGIDGRPGPIGPAGARGEAGNIGFPGPKGPSGDPGKAGEKGHPGLAGARGAPGPDGNNGAQGPPGPQGVQGGKGEQGPAGPPGFQGLPGPSGTAGEVGKPGERGLPGEFGLPGPAGPRGERGPPGESGAAGPSGPIGSRGPSGAPGPDGNKGEAGAVGAPGNAGASGPGGLPGERGAAGVPGGKGEKGETGLRGEIGNPGRDGARGAPGAVGAPGPAGATGDRGEAGAAGPSGPAGPRGSPGERGEVGPAGPNGFAGPAGAAGQPGAKGEKGTKGPKGENGVVGPAGPVGAAGPSGPNGPPGPIGGRGDGGPPGMTGFPGAAGRTGPPGPSGITGPPGPPGAAGKEGVRGPRGDQGPVGRTGETGASGPPGFTGEKGPSGEPGSAGPPGSPGPQGFLGPPGILGLPGSRGERGLPGVAGALGEPGPLGIAGPPGARGPPGAVGSPGVNGAPGEAGRDGNPGSDGAPGRDGQPGHKGERGYPGNIGPTGAAGAPGPHGSVGPAGKHGNRGEPGPAGSVGPAGAVGPRGPSGPQGIRGDKGEPGDKGARGLPGFKGHNGLQGLPGLAGQHGDQGSPGPVGPAGPRGPAGPSGPVGKDGRSGHPGPVGPAGVRGSQGSQGPSGPPGPPGPPGPPGVSGGGYDFGFEGDFYRADQPRSQPSLRPKDYEVDATLKSLNNQIETLLTPEGSRKNPARTCRDLRLSHPEWNSDYYWIDPNQGCTMDAIKVYCDFSTGETCIQAQPVNIPAKNSYSSAQANKHVWLGETMNGGSQFEYNMEGVTSKEMATQLAFMRLLANRASQNITYHCKNSIAYLDEKTGRLNKAVVLQGSNDVELVAEGNSRFTYTVLVDGCSKKTNEWGKTIIEYKTNKPSRLPFLDIAPLDIGGTDQEFKVEVGPVCFK